The genomic DNA GCTTCGATGACCTCCTGACGCGCAAGGCCGTTGAGGCCGGCGCGAAGCTCATGGACGGCGCGCGTGTGAGGAATATCGAAGCGCGCAACGACGGCTGCGCCGTCCACCTAGCGGAGGGCATCGTCCACGCCAAGCTCTTGGCGGGGGCCGATGGCGCAAACGGCATCGTGGCGCGGCAGGCGGGCCTCCACAGCGAGGTGCGCGGCGATGTGGCGCTGGAGGCGGAGATCGAAGTCCCCCAGCACAAGGTCGAAGAGTGGGATAAGCGCATCGCCCTGGACGTCGGCTACATAAAGGAAGGTTACGCCTGGGTCTTCCCCAAGAGGAGGCACCTCTCCATCGGCGTCGGCGCGATGAAGAGGCACGCTCCCAACCTTCGCGCCTACTACGAGCGCTACCTCGCCTCCCTGGACCTCGGCGATTACAAGGTGCGCAGCATCCGCGGCCACCATATCCCCATGCGCCTCGCAAAAACGCCCGTCGCCAAGGAGCGCGTCCTCCTCATCGGCGATGCCGCAGGCGTCGCCGATCCCTTCAGCGGCGAGGGCATCTACCATGCCATCAAGAGCGCACAGCTCGCCGCGCCCACCGTCGTCGCGGGCCTCGCCAGTGAGCGACCCGACCTCTGGCCCTA from Chloroflexota bacterium includes the following:
- a CDS encoding geranylgeranyl reductase family protein — encoded protein: MTTASYDLAVIGAGPSGSTLARQVALAGRSVVLIEKERLPRYKTCAGGVTHRARRLLDFDISPAIERTITEGLITYRMDKGFVKPYHEPIAYMVMRDRFDDLLTRKAVEAGAKLMDGARVRNIEARNDGCAVHLAEGIVHAKLLAGADGANGIVARQAGLHSEVRGDVALEAEIEVPQHKVEEWDKRIALDVGYIKEGYAWVFPKRRHLSIGVGAMKRHAPNLRAYYERYLASLDLGDYKVRSIRGHHIPMRLAKTPVAKERVLLIGDAAGVADPFSGEGIYHAIKSAQLAAPTVVAGLASERPDLWPYQRALDGHMLQDQRTAGQLLKLYALTPRICIWYLRNYNRAWNSACKMLRGDNDWVRIRRKLGPLRAILPIFTP